A part of Euzebya rosea genomic DNA contains:
- a CDS encoding ATP-dependent helicase, translating into MTTPSLHLDGLNPQQKDAVMHDGGPLLVVAGAGSGKTRVLTHRIARLIGDGAHPLEILAITFTNKAAGEMKDRVGRLVGDDLVGISRDEQGQPTKRRWGGMWVQTFHSACARLLRTEAPRLGYAKHFTIYDTSDSGRVVSRVISDIGLDTKKIPVRAALSAISAAKNELIDFETYASQAEDWWTTQVAEVYKGYQARLHAASAMDFDDLLVKTVEIFQLFDDTLQRYQRQFQHVLVDEWQDTNHAQYKLVQMLADQHRNITVVGDSDQSIYAFRGADIRNLLDFENDFPDATTIVLDRNYRSTQTVLDAANAVIANNSQRVAKDLWTEAGAGDRIIRYTAENEHDEAAFVAEEIRKLTAEGTYRGADCAVFYRTNAQSRVMEEVMLRVGQPYQVIGSTRFYDRKEVKDALAYLTVLVNPGDDVAAGRILNVPRRGIGKKTQEALTGYAATTGTTLIEACRQVGAINGVPTRAVGAVEGFVAFLDRMRTAWIEEELTPRALLEKVLAESGYIAELEAERSPEAEARLENLAELEGVAEDLLSLTPDATLPEFLERVQLVNAEDDLTDESARVTLMTLHNAKGLEFPVVFLVGLEEGVFPHSRTLSEPDEIEEERRLAYVGMTRAEKRLYVTSAWARTLFGGSQSNPPSRFLGEIPAELVEDRSTDRGGPSRRALSMAGVKTQYHRRVEEDDDGPEFKAGDWVMHTRFGKGRIVEMTGMPGEEEAVIDFAETGEKRLVLAYAPLIRA; encoded by the coding sequence GTGACGACTCCCAGCCTGCACCTCGACGGACTCAACCCACAGCAGAAGGACGCCGTGATGCACGACGGCGGTCCGCTGCTCGTCGTGGCCGGGGCCGGGTCGGGGAAGACCCGTGTCCTGACCCACCGCATCGCCCGCCTGATCGGCGACGGTGCGCACCCGCTGGAGATCCTCGCGATCACCTTCACCAACAAGGCCGCGGGTGAGATGAAGGACCGCGTCGGTCGCCTGGTCGGCGACGACCTGGTGGGGATCAGCCGCGACGAGCAGGGCCAGCCGACCAAGCGTCGCTGGGGTGGCATGTGGGTGCAGACGTTCCACTCCGCCTGTGCCCGCCTGCTGCGCACCGAGGCCCCTCGCCTGGGCTACGCCAAGCACTTCACGATCTACGACACCAGCGACTCCGGCCGGGTCGTCTCCCGGGTCATCAGCGACATTGGCCTGGACACCAAGAAGATCCCCGTCCGGGCCGCGCTGTCGGCGATCTCGGCGGCCAAGAACGAGCTGATCGACTTCGAGACCTACGCCTCGCAGGCCGAGGACTGGTGGACCACGCAGGTTGCCGAGGTCTACAAGGGCTACCAGGCCAGGCTCCACGCGGCCTCGGCCATGGACTTCGACGACCTGCTGGTCAAGACCGTGGAGATCTTCCAGCTGTTCGACGACACCCTGCAGCGCTACCAGCGGCAGTTCCAGCACGTCCTGGTCGACGAGTGGCAGGACACCAACCACGCCCAGTACAAGCTGGTGCAGATGCTGGCCGACCAGCACCGCAACATCACGGTCGTCGGCGACTCCGACCAGTCGATCTACGCCTTCCGCGGTGCGGACATCCGCAACCTGCTGGACTTCGAGAACGACTTCCCCGACGCGACGACGATCGTGCTGGACCGCAACTACCGGTCCACCCAGACCGTGCTCGACGCGGCAAACGCCGTCATCGCCAACAACTCCCAGCGGGTCGCCAAGGACCTGTGGACCGAGGCAGGCGCCGGCGACCGGATCATCCGCTACACCGCAGAGAACGAGCACGACGAGGCCGCGTTCGTCGCCGAGGAGATCCGCAAGCTGACCGCCGAGGGCACCTACCGCGGTGCCGACTGCGCGGTCTTCTACCGGACCAACGCCCAGTCCCGCGTGATGGAGGAGGTCATGCTGCGGGTCGGCCAGCCGTACCAGGTGATCGGCTCGACGCGCTTCTACGACCGCAAGGAGGTCAAGGACGCCCTGGCCTACCTGACCGTGCTGGTCAACCCCGGGGACGACGTCGCCGCGGGCCGCATCCTCAACGTCCCCCGGCGCGGGATCGGCAAGAAGACCCAGGAGGCGCTGACCGGCTACGCCGCGACCACCGGCACGACGCTGATCGAGGCCTGCCGCCAGGTGGGCGCCATCAACGGCGTGCCCACCCGCGCGGTCGGGGCCGTCGAGGGGTTCGTGGCGTTCCTCGACCGGATGCGCACCGCATGGATCGAGGAGGAGCTCACCCCACGGGCCCTGCTGGAGAAGGTGCTGGCGGAGTCCGGCTACATCGCCGAGCTCGAGGCCGAGCGCAGCCCCGAGGCCGAGGCACGGCTGGAGAACCTGGCCGAGCTCGAGGGCGTCGCCGAGGACCTGCTGTCGCTGACCCCCGACGCGACGCTGCCCGAGTTCCTCGAACGGGTGCAGCTGGTCAACGCCGAGGACGACCTGACCGACGAGTCGGCACGCGTGACGTTGATGACCCTGCACAACGCCAAGGGCCTGGAGTTCCCCGTCGTCTTCCTCGTCGGCCTCGAGGAGGGCGTCTTCCCCCACAGCCGAACCCTGTCGGAGCCCGACGAGATCGAGGAGGAGCGGCGGCTGGCCTACGTCGGCATGACCCGCGCGGAGAAGCGGCTGTACGTGACGTCGGCCTGGGCGCGGACGTTGTTCGGCGGGTCGCAGTCCAACCCGCCCAGCCGTTTCCTCGGCGAGATCCCCGCTGAGCTGGTCGAGGACCGCTCCACCGATCGGGGGGGACCGTCGCGTCGCGCCCTGTCCATGGCCGGGGTGAAGACGCAGTACCACCGCCGGGTCGAGGAGGACGACGACGGGCCCGAGTTCAAGGCAGGGGACTGGGTCATGCACACCCGGTTCGGCAAGGGCCGCATCGTGGAGATGACCGGCATGCCGGGTGAGGAGGAAGCCGTCATCGACTTCGCCGAGACCGGCGAGAAGCGCCTTGTCCTGGCCTACGCTCCGCTGATCCGCGCCTGA